Proteins encoded in a region of the Clostridia bacterium genome:
- a CDS encoding YqeG family HAD IIIA-type phosphatase, whose translation MNLFTPDLRKERVTEITPEVLRALGVKGVIVDLDNTLGGYDDPLPPPDVIEWAKGIAAAGFPLGIVSNNSHKKRVSAYAAALGVPWKRWALKPLAFKLRSAAREMGLKRREVCKVGDKVWNDVVGARLAHMKVILVTSVAKLKQREKEE comes from the coding sequence TTGAATCTGTTTACACCCGATCTCCGCAAGGAAAGAGTAACTGAAATAACCCCGGAAGTTCTCCGCGCCCTCGGCGTAAAGGGCGTGATCGTTGACCTTGACAATACTCTCGGCGGCTACGATGATCCGCTTCCGCCTCCCGACGTCATCGAGTGGGCGAAAGGGATTGCCGCCGCCGGTTTTCCGTTGGGCATCGTTTCCAACAATTCGCATAAGAAGCGCGTTTCGGCTTACGCCGCCGCGCTCGGCGTGCCGTGGAAACGTTGGGCACTGAAACCGCTTGCCTTCAAACTGCGCAGCGCCGCGCGCGAAATGGGGCTCAAACGCCGCGAGGTCTGCAAGGTGGGCGACAAGGTCTGGAACGACGTCGTCGGCGCGCGCCTCGCGCATATGAAGGTAATACTCGTCACCTCGGTGGCGAAGCTGAAGCAGCGAGAAAAAGAGGAGTAG
- a CDS encoding leucine--tRNA ligase, whose protein sequence is MGYDFKAIEKKWQDKWDELKPFAAVTGSEKPKFYALVEFPYPSGAGLHVGHPRSYTALDVIARKQRLSGYNVLYPMGWDAFGLPTENYAIKNKIHPEIVTRNNIARFKSQLKSLGLSFDWDREINTTDPNYFKWTQWIFLKLFERGLAYKKEMAVNFCTSCKCVLANEEVVGGVCERCGSEVIRKTKSQWMLKITEYAERLLNDLDDVDYIERVKTQQRNWIGRSKGAEVDFTTTAGDTLRIFTTRPDTLFGATYMVIAPEHPLIDKWREKIANFDAVSAYRDEAARKSDFERTEVAKDKTGVKLDGVEAINPVNNKKIPIFISDYVLISYGTGAIMAVPGHDTRDWEFAKKFNVPIIEVVKGGNIEEAAFTDCETGIMVNSGFLDGLPVEEAKKKIVAWLAEKGIGEEKVTYKLRDWVFSRQRYWGEPIPIVHCEHCGYVPLPEDQLPLRLPEVESYEPSDDGSSPLAKIDSWVNTACPKCGAPAKRETDTMPQWAGSSWYFLRYCDPHNDKELASKEALDYWTPVDWYNGGMEHTTLHLLYSRFWHKFLYDIGVVPTKEPYAKRTSHGMILGEGGEKMSKSRGNVVNPDDIVNEYGADTMRLYEMFIGDFEKAAPWSSQSIKGCKRFLDRVYSLPELLVEGEGYGKLEKSFNRAIKKVSEDIMTLKANTAIAALMELLNEIAAEKAITADGLKTFLILLNPLAPHITEELWEQNGFGGYIHQQSWPAYDESKLADDVVEIAVQINGKLRGTVAIPADASDADAITAAKANGKIAAELEGKQIIKEIFVKGRLVNIVAR, encoded by the coding sequence ATGGGATACGATTTCAAAGCAATAGAGAAAAAATGGCAGGATAAATGGGACGAGCTCAAGCCATTTGCAGCCGTCACCGGCAGCGAGAAGCCGAAATTTTACGCGCTCGTCGAGTTCCCGTACCCCTCCGGCGCGGGACTGCACGTCGGGCATCCGCGTTCCTACACCGCGCTCGACGTCATCGCGCGCAAGCAGCGTCTTAGCGGTTATAACGTCCTGTATCCGATGGGCTGGGACGCCTTCGGCCTCCCGACCGAGAACTACGCCATAAAGAACAAGATCCACCCCGAGATCGTTACGCGCAACAACATCGCGCGTTTCAAGAGTCAGCTCAAATCGCTCGGCCTTTCGTTTGACTGGGACAGAGAGATCAACACCACCGATCCGAATTACTTCAAGTGGACGCAGTGGATTTTTCTGAAGCTTTTTGAACGCGGACTTGCGTACAAAAAGGAAATGGCGGTAAACTTCTGCACCTCCTGCAAGTGCGTCCTCGCGAACGAAGAGGTCGTCGGCGGAGTCTGCGAACGCTGCGGCAGCGAGGTTATCCGCAAGACCAAGAGCCAGTGGATGCTGAAGATAACCGAGTACGCCGAGCGCCTGCTGAACGACCTTGACGACGTCGACTACATAGAGCGCGTTAAGACGCAGCAGCGCAACTGGATCGGCAGATCCAAGGGCGCTGAGGTCGATTTCACGACCACCGCGGGCGATACGCTTCGCATATTCACGACCCGCCCCGATACGCTTTTCGGCGCTACCTATATGGTCATTGCGCCGGAGCATCCGCTCATCGACAAGTGGCGCGAAAAGATCGCCAACTTTGACGCCGTTTCCGCATACCGCGACGAAGCGGCGCGGAAGTCCGATTTCGAGCGAACCGAGGTCGCCAAGGACAAGACCGGCGTAAAGCTCGACGGAGTAGAAGCGATCAACCCCGTCAACAACAAGAAGATACCGATCTTTATCTCCGACTACGTGCTTATTTCCTACGGCACCGGCGCGATAATGGCTGTTCCGGGCCACGACACGCGCGACTGGGAGTTTGCCAAGAAGTTCAACGTTCCGATAATCGAAGTCGTCAAGGGCGGAAACATTGAAGAAGCCGCCTTCACCGACTGCGAGACCGGCATAATGGTCAACTCCGGATTCCTCGACGGCCTTCCCGTTGAAGAGGCGAAAAAGAAGATCGTCGCATGGCTCGCCGAAAAGGGAATAGGTGAGGAGAAGGTCACCTACAAGCTTCGCGACTGGGTGTTCTCGCGCCAGCGTTACTGGGGCGAGCCCATCCCGATAGTGCACTGCGAGCATTGCGGCTACGTGCCGCTGCCGGAGGATCAACTCCCGCTGCGTCTGCCGGAGGTGGAGAGCTACGAGCCCTCCGACGACGGCTCTTCGCCGCTCGCGAAGATAGACTCCTGGGTAAACACTGCCTGCCCGAAGTGCGGCGCCCCCGCGAAGCGCGAGACCGACACCATGCCGCAGTGGGCCGGCTCGTCGTGGTACTTCCTGCGCTACTGCGATCCGCACAACGACAAGGAACTCGCGTCAAAAGAAGCGCTGGACTACTGGACTCCGGTCGACTGGTACAACGGCGGAATGGAGCACACCACGCTGCACCTGCTTTACTCGCGCTTCTGGCATAAGTTCCTCTACGACATCGGCGTAGTGCCGACGAAGGAGCCGTACGCCAAGCGCACGAGCCACGGAATGATCCTCGGCGAAGGCGGGGAGAAGATGTCCAAATCCCGCGGCAACGTCGTCAACCCGGACGATATCGTGAACGAATACGGCGCGGACACCATGCGCCTTTACGAGATGTTCATCGGAGACTTTGAGAAAGCGGCGCCCTGGTCCTCGCAGAGCATAAAGGGCTGCAAACGCTTCCTTGACCGCGTTTATTCGCTTCCGGAGCTGCTCGTCGAAGGCGAGGGCTACGGCAAGCTTGAGAAGAGCTTTAACCGCGCGATAAAGAAGGTCTCCGAGGATATAATGACTCTCAAGGCGAATACCGCAATCGCGGCGCTTATGGAGCTTCTCAACGAGATCGCCGCCGAGAAGGCAATAACCGCCGACGGACTCAAGACCTTCCTGATCCTGCTCAATCCGCTCGCTCCGCACATTACCGAGGAGCTCTGGGAGCAGAACGGCTTCGGCGGTTACATCCATCAGCAAAGCTGGCCGGCGTATGACGAGAGCAAGCTAGCCGACGACGTCGTCGAGATTGCCGTGCAGATAAACGGTAAGCTCCGCGGCACCGTCGCGATCCCCGCCGACGCCTCCGACGCTGACGCCATCACCGCCGCGAAAGCGAACGGAAAGATAGCCGCCGAGCTCGAAGGGAAGCAGATCATCAAGGAGATTTTCGTCAAGGGCAGACTCGTGAATATAGTCGCGAGATAA
- a CDS encoding LCP family protein, with protein MNKKDKRLLIIMVSVIVVLTICVGLLLTWLMTGSVFKEKIPDGSNALPIDDNGEWTDIDIRTPEDMNDGRVQRENVYTFVCCGIDIDEFRADTIMLVTLDMNKKTANVLHILRDTFVHMNGKSYKINSFYARKKSDGIRQIIYNRMGIYPNYYVTLNFKAFRNIVDIIGGVEIEVPFDMRYSDPTQGLNINLKKGFQLLDGDKAEQFVRYRKGSGGDGSDESRQKRQEQFLTVFMQKCIDTCANDPAKALNIVTQMIEHMNTNLSIAELATFAHYGMEIGVENVKFHTLPGDYKYVNKTWYYQGYSEQTRKLLNEYFNPYEEKLTSSRVDFDDPGDYARPSSEDNSDDSGDSYSGDDSSEEDDDSSSSEEDPSSFDVIDESSSSQEEESSSSSTNE; from the coding sequence ATGAACAAAAAAGATAAGCGCCTGCTTATCATAATGGTCTCCGTGATAGTCGTGCTGACGATTTGCGTCGGATTGCTGTTGACGTGGCTTATGACCGGCTCCGTTTTCAAGGAGAAGATACCCGACGGAAGCAATGCCCTCCCGATCGACGATAACGGCGAGTGGACGGATATAGATATTCGGACGCCGGAGGATATGAATGACGGACGCGTCCAGCGCGAGAATGTTTACACCTTCGTCTGCTGCGGCATAGACATCGACGAGTTCCGCGCCGATACGATAATGCTCGTGACGCTCGACATGAACAAGAAGACGGCGAATGTGCTGCACATCCTGCGAGACACTTTCGTTCATATGAACGGCAAGAGTTACAAAATCAACAGCTTCTACGCCCGCAAAAAGAGCGACGGGATCCGCCAGATAATCTATAACCGCATGGGTATATACCCGAATTATTATGTGACGCTGAACTTCAAGGCGTTTCGCAATATAGTCGATATAATCGGCGGAGTTGAGATCGAGGTCCCGTTCGATATGCGCTACTCCGATCCGACGCAGGGGCTGAATATCAACCTGAAGAAAGGATTCCAACTGCTTGACGGCGACAAGGCGGAGCAGTTCGTGCGCTACCGCAAGGGCTCCGGAGGCGACGGCAGCGACGAGAGCAGACAGAAGCGTCAGGAGCAGTTCCTTACCGTATTTATGCAGAAGTGCATAGACACCTGTGCGAACGATCCCGCGAAGGCGCTGAATATCGTCACGCAGATGATCGAGCATATGAACACCAACCTTTCGATCGCCGAGTTGGCAACATTTGCGCACTATGGTATGGAAATCGGTGTTGAGAACGTAAAATTCCACACTCTCCCGGGCGACTATAAGTATGTCAATAAGACGTGGTATTATCAGGGTTATTCAGAGCAGACTCGCAAACTGCTCAACGAATACTTCAATCCCTACGAGGAGAAACTGACAAGTTCTCGAGTGGATTTTGACGATCCCGGAGATTATGCCAGACCTTCAAGTGAGGATAACAGCGACGACAGCGGCGATTCATACTCCGGAGACGATTCGTCCGAGGAGGACGACGATTCGAGTTCGTCCGAGGAGGATCCGTCCTCTTTCGATGTTATCGACGAAAGCTCTTCATCACAGGAAGAGGAATCCTCATCTTCATCAACAAATGAATAA
- the rdgB gene encoding RdgB/HAM1 family non-canonical purine NTP pyrophosphatase, translated as MRILIGSNNKKKLKELQALLGEYGVELVTPAALGLTLEPEETGATFEENSLIKASAFSKETGLPCIADDSGLEVKALGGRPGVYSARYAGEDASDGEKMDKLLGELEGVTDRAARFVSVATYCAPDGTVIQARGECPGEILLEKRGTNGFGYDPIFFCTEAGECFGEVSPEEKAKYSHRGRSLALLKEKLIPILEDNDA; from the coding sequence ATGAGAATACTGATAGGAAGCAACAACAAAAAGAAGCTCAAGGAGCTGCAGGCGCTGCTCGGCGAATACGGAGTCGAGCTGGTGACTCCCGCGGCGCTCGGGCTTACGCTCGAGCCGGAGGAAACCGGCGCGACCTTTGAGGAAAACTCACTCATCAAAGCGTCCGCGTTTTCAAAGGAAACCGGACTTCCGTGCATAGCGGACGATTCCGGCCTCGAGGTGAAAGCGCTCGGCGGCAGACCGGGCGTCTACTCCGCGCGCTACGCCGGTGAAGACGCCTCGGACGGCGAAAAGATGGATAAGCTTCTCGGCGAGCTCGAGGGAGTGACCGACCGCGCCGCGCGTTTCGTAAGCGTCGCGACGTACTGCGCTCCAGACGGAACGGTCATACAGGCCCGCGGCGAATGCCCCGGCGAGATACTCCTTGAAAAGCGCGGTACCAACGGCTTCGGCTACGATCCGATATTTTTCTGCACCGAGGCGGGCGAATGCTTCGGCGAGGTCTCGCCCGAGGAAAAAGCGAAATACAGTCACAGAGGCCGTTCGCTCGCGCTTCTGAAAGAGAAACTGATACCCATTCTGGAGGATAACGATGCTTAA
- a CDS encoding aminopeptidase P family protein, producing the protein MNTYKRFAERIKGQVDAVVAFSPINRRWLTDFKSTAGYVVVTPERCFLGVDFRYIEAAKKAGEAAGIDVFMYDKQLESLAKLLDELNVSTVGYEEEFMTVAQFKNFKAALGKYRYVGVSALFTQERSVKEPFEVERMAKAQEITDKAFMHALSIIRTGMTERQLRNEIDSFFINNGADGNAFESIVLSGENTSRPHGVPGDREFRTGDLILMDTGSMFDGYCSDMTRTVALGYIKDEAVEAYNAVLAAQEVALNAIKAGEKAAMMDKAARDVLASYGWAKEFGHSLGHGVGLEIHESPYQSTVSKDILKAGHVVTVEPGVYFEGKFGIRIEDMVLVTETGLRNFTGSKKQLIVV; encoded by the coding sequence ATGAATACCTACAAGAGATTTGCTGAGCGTATCAAAGGGCAGGTAGACGCCGTAGTAGCGTTCTCGCCGATAAACCGCCGCTGGCTGACCGATTTCAAATCCACTGCCGGCTACGTTGTCGTAACGCCCGAGCGCTGCTTCCTGGGCGTTGATTTCCGCTATATCGAGGCCGCGAAAAAAGCCGGAGAAGCGGCCGGCATAGACGTGTTTATGTATGATAAGCAGCTTGAAAGTCTGGCTAAGCTGCTTGACGAGCTGAACGTCAGTACCGTCGGCTACGAAGAAGAATTCATGACCGTCGCGCAGTTCAAAAACTTTAAGGCCGCGCTCGGTAAATACAGATACGTCGGCGTTTCGGCGCTCTTCACGCAGGAGCGCTCGGTAAAGGAGCCGTTTGAGGTCGAGCGTATGGCGAAGGCACAGGAGATAACCGACAAAGCGTTCATGCACGCGCTTTCCATCATTCGCACAGGAATGACCGAAAGGCAGCTCCGCAACGAGATTGACTCTTTCTTCATCAATAACGGCGCGGACGGAAACGCGTTTGAATCCATCGTGCTTTCCGGCGAGAATACCTCCCGCCCGCACGGAGTTCCCGGCGACAGAGAGTTTCGCACCGGCGACCTTATACTCATGGATACAGGCAGTATGTTCGACGGTTACTGCTCCGATATGACGCGCACCGTCGCGCTCGGATACATAAAGGACGAAGCCGTGGAGGCCTACAACGCCGTCCTCGCGGCGCAGGAAGTCGCGCTGAACGCCATAAAAGCCGGTGAAAAAGCCGCCATGATGGACAAGGCGGCTCGCGACGTATTGGCTTCTTACGGCTGGGCGAAGGAATTCGGCCATTCGCTCGGGCACGGCGTGGGACTTGAAATACACGAGAGTCCCTACCAGAGCACCGTATCTAAGGATATTCTGAAGGCCGGTCACGTGGTGACCGTAGAGCCGGGCGTGTATTTTGAGGGCAAATTCGGCATACGCATCGAGGATATGGTGCTCGTGACCGAAACGGGACTTCGCAACTTCACCGGTTCCAAAAAGCAGCTTATCGTTGTCTGA
- a CDS encoding YhbY family RNA-binding protein gives MLKSSQRAKLRAMANGIDPVVIIGKDGLGANFVQAVDEALEARELIKVKLLETAPVTVREAADFAAESTGADVVQVIGTRFVLYRKRKKEPKIIV, from the coding sequence ATGCTTAAAAGCAGTCAGCGCGCAAAGCTGCGCGCGATGGCGAACGGGATCGATCCCGTCGTCATAATAGGAAAAGACGGCCTCGGCGCGAACTTCGTTCAGGCCGTCGACGAAGCGCTCGAAGCACGCGAGCTCATCAAGGTCAAGCTGCTCGAGACCGCGCCCGTGACCGTGCGTGAAGCGGCGGACTTCGCCGCCGAAAGCACCGGCGCGGACGTCGTTCAGGTCATCGGCACGCGCTTTGTCCTTTACAGGAAACGCAAGAAGGAGCCGAAAATAATTGTCTGA
- a CDS encoding 30S ribosomal protein S21 — MSEIKLKDNESLDNALRRFKRSCAKDGILSEVRKREHYEKPSVRRKKKSEAARKRKFK; from the coding sequence ATGTCAGAAATTAAGCTCAAGGACAACGAATCGTTGGATAATGCCCTGCGTAGATTTAAGCGTTCCTGCGCGAAGGATGGTATCCTTTCCGAAGTGCGTAAGAGAGAGCATTATGAGAAACCTTCAGTGAGAAGGAAGAAGAAGTCGGAAGCTGCCCGCAAGAGAAAGTTCAAGTAA
- the ftsY gene encoding signal recognition particle-docking protein FtsY encodes MGLFDKLKKGLKKTKESLLSGIGSMLKSFTRIDEDLMEELEEILITSDLGMPATEHIMTELRAKIKAEGLKDPADVTGALKQIMTEMMEDEHIALKTDTKPSVILVIGVNGVGKTTSIGKLAAMFTAQGKKVVVGAADTFRAAAVSQLEIWAERAGAAIVKRAEGSDPASVVFDTLTYAKANGCDIVICDTAGRLHNKKNLMDELEKMSRIIEREAPGCDRENLLVIDATTGQNALIQAREFSKVTHLTGIVLTKLDGSAKGGIVCAVKLETGVPVKFVGVGEQIDDLMPFDPEMFAKALIEE; translated from the coding sequence ATGGGATTATTCGATAAACTCAAAAAAGGTCTGAAAAAGACTAAGGAATCGCTGCTCTCCGGCATCGGCTCGATGCTCAAGTCGTTCACGAGAATAGACGAAGACCTGATGGAAGAGCTGGAAGAAATACTCATCACGTCCGATCTCGGTATGCCCGCGACGGAGCACATTATGACCGAGCTTCGCGCAAAGATAAAGGCAGAGGGTCTGAAAGACCCCGCCGACGTTACCGGCGCGCTGAAGCAGATAATGACCGAGATGATGGAGGATGAGCATATCGCGCTGAAAACGGATACCAAGCCGTCCGTCATACTTGTCATCGGCGTCAACGGCGTCGGCAAAACGACCTCGATAGGCAAGCTCGCCGCAATGTTCACGGCGCAGGGCAAGAAGGTCGTCGTCGGCGCGGCGGATACCTTCCGCGCGGCCGCGGTATCTCAGCTTGAGATCTGGGCGGAACGCGCAGGCGCCGCCATCGTCAAGCGCGCCGAGGGCTCGGACCCCGCGTCCGTCGTTTTCGACACGCTCACCTACGCGAAGGCCAACGGCTGCGATATCGTTATCTGCGACACCGCCGGCCGCCTTCACAACAAAAAGAACCTCATGGACGAGCTGGAGAAGATGTCGCGCATAATCGAGCGCGAGGCGCCCGGCTGCGACAGGGAAAACCTGCTCGTCATCGACGCGACAACGGGGCAGAACGCGCTTATCCAGGCGCGCGAGTTCTCGAAGGTCACGCACCTTACCGGCATCGTGCTGACCAAGCTGGACGGCAGCGCGAAGGGCGGTATCGTCTGCGCGGTCAAGCTTGAAACGGGCGTGCCCGTCAAGTTCGTCGGAGTCGGCGAGCAGATCGACGATCTGATGCCGTTCGATCCCGAAATGTTCGCGAAAGCGCTGATAGAAGAATGA
- a CDS encoding RluA family pseudouridine synthase — protein MKELVIGKNDAGQRLDKFISKAFPFMPQSMLYRAVRTKHIKLNGKRCEPSDRLAEGDTVTVYLNDDVLTKKVRAVADLPPVDVVYQDENIMLVNKPVGLSVHDDESGDPDTLIARVIKMLADSGEYSPEAENSFIPALCNRIDRNTCGIVIVAKNAEALRIMNKMIADRRVKKRYLCLVHGVPEPRSATLKAFIRKDEEKKRSFVTDEPAKGALTMITKYEVLKTDGDISLLSVDLLTGRTHQIRAHMAHIGHPLVGDGKYGSNALYRKSGRRWQALCAASVTFDFGGEGEALDYLDGKTFSVPDPDFVGDVRQR, from the coding sequence ATGAAAGAGCTCGTTATCGGCAAAAACGACGCGGGACAGCGTCTTGACAAGTTCATAAGCAAGGCGTTCCCTTTTATGCCGCAGTCGATGCTCTACCGCGCCGTCCGCACGAAGCATATAAAGCTGAACGGGAAACGCTGCGAACCGTCCGACCGCCTCGCCGAAGGCGATACGGTTACGGTTTATCTCAATGACGACGTTTTGACGAAAAAGGTGCGCGCCGTTGCCGACCTCCCGCCCGTAGACGTCGTTTATCAAGACGAGAACATCATGCTCGTAAACAAGCCGGTAGGACTATCGGTACATGACGACGAAAGCGGCGATCCCGATACGCTCATCGCGCGCGTGATAAAGATGCTTGCCGACAGCGGCGAATACTCGCCCGAAGCAGAAAACTCATTTATTCCCGCGCTCTGCAACCGCATAGACAGGAACACCTGCGGCATCGTCATCGTCGCTAAAAACGCCGAGGCGCTGCGTATAATGAACAAGATGATCGCGGACAGGCGCGTGAAAAAGCGTTATCTCTGCCTCGTCCACGGCGTTCCCGAGCCGAGAAGCGCAACTCTCAAGGCCTTTATCCGCAAGGATGAAGAGAAAAAGCGCTCCTTCGTTACGGACGAGCCGGCAAAGGGCGCTTTGACCATGATAACGAAATATGAAGTTTTAAAGACGGACGGCGATATTTCCCTGCTCTCAGTCGATCTGCTGACCGGACGCACGCACCAGATACGCGCGCATATGGCACATATCGGGCATCCGCTCGTCGGCGACGGAAAGTACGGCAGCAACGCGCTTTACCGCAAAAGCGGAAGACGCTGGCAGGCGCTCTGCGCCGCCTCCGTCACCTTCGATTTCGGCGGCGAAGGCGAGGCGCTCGACTACCTCGACGGCAAGACCTTCTCCGTTCCCGACCCCGACTTCGTCGGAGACGTCAGACAACGATAA
- the rsfS gene encoding ribosome silencing factor: MKEKNEIVETAVKALNAKKGVDIEVIDVSELTNIADWFILASGTSNIHVKSLVDEVEALIKAEHGTAPKRVEGYPTAQWILMDYGDVIVHVFHPEAREFYSLERLYSEGARMEIEDK; this comes from the coding sequence ATGAAAGAAAAGAACGAGATCGTCGAGACCGCCGTCAAGGCGCTCAACGCAAAGAAGGGCGTCGACATAGAAGTCATCGACGTTTCGGAGCTGACGAACATAGCCGACTGGTTCATTCTTGCCAGCGGCACCAGCAACATCCATGTCAAATCCCTCGTCGACGAGGTGGAAGCACTGATTAAGGCCGAGCATGGAACAGCCCCTAAGCGTGTCGAGGGCTACCCCACGGCGCAGTGGATACTTATGGATTACGGTGACGTCATCGTCCATGTTTTCCACCCGGAAGCAAGAGAGTTTTACAGTCTCGAACGCCTTTACAGCGAGGGCGCGAGAATGGAAATAGAGGATAAATGA
- a CDS encoding TIM barrel protein — protein sequence MWYFGTAGTPDGYDGKSSVEYVSWLKEKGLNAFEYQCGRGVRVSPETAYGIRSEAEKHGVRLSLHAPYFISLSSVDPQKRLNSIDYIMQSAVAADAMGAGRIIVHSGSVSGMEREEAVAIAAQTLKQAIGALDEAGLGHIAICPETMGKQNQLGTVGEVCGFCRLDERLIPCVDFGHLYARSLGEVEGYEASLAVLDEIADALGTERMRNLHIHFSHIEFTAGGEKRHLNFRDGRFGPDFEPLCRALEKRGAEPVIISESAGMQDEDALEMKRIHEDR from the coding sequence ATGTGGTATTTCGGCACCGCGGGTACGCCGGACGGATATGACGGAAAAAGCTCCGTCGAATACGTTTCATGGCTGAAGGAAAAAGGACTTAACGCGTTTGAATACCAGTGCGGCAGGGGAGTGCGCGTTTCGCCGGAAACGGCGTACGGCATCCGCTCGGAAGCGGAAAAGCACGGAGTGCGCCTTTCGCTCCACGCGCCGTATTTCATTTCGCTGAGCTCGGTCGATCCGCAGAAGCGGCTCAACAGCATCGACTACATAATGCAGTCCGCCGTCGCCGCGGACGCTATGGGAGCGGGCAGAATAATCGTCCATTCCGGCAGCGTTTCCGGCATGGAGCGCGAAGAAGCCGTCGCGATCGCGGCGCAGACGCTGAAGCAGGCGATCGGCGCGCTCGATGAAGCGGGGCTCGGCCATATCGCGATCTGCCCCGAAACGATGGGCAAGCAGAATCAGCTCGGCACCGTCGGCGAGGTATGCGGCTTCTGCCGGCTTGACGAACGGCTGATACCGTGCGTCGACTTCGGCCATCTTTACGCCCGTTCGCTCGGCGAAGTCGAGGGCTATGAAGCGTCGCTCGCCGTCCTCGACGAGATCGCGGACGCGCTCGGCACGGAACGGATGAGAAACCTGCACATACACTTTTCGCACATCGAGTTCACCGCCGGCGGCGAAAAACGCCACCTCAACTTCCGCGACGGACGGTTCGGTCCGGATTTCGAGCCCCTCTGCCGCGCGCTTGAAAAACGCGGCGCCGAGCCGGTGATAATCTCCGAGTCCGCGGGAATGCAGGACGAGGACGCGCTTGAAATGAAACGCATACACGAAGATAGATAA
- the nadD gene encoding nicotinate (nicotinamide) nucleotide adenylyltransferase yields the protein MSDKRGKLNIGLYGGSFDPVHKGHVRVARAFLRQMKPEKLIVMPCRVPPHKEKASGAGDEARFRMLCAAFAEDEKIEVSDFELKKDGVSYTVETLRELKKQYPDRNILLAVGADMFLTLREWKEAAEIMTLCEPCVYDREHSAKRIRAYAEGLKRDFGVETRFIRGANVDLSSTELRSALERGENVGSRIPRAVRSIIDDTGVYRSDEYRLALYRRESERLVEEKRFNHILRVEKAAIELAERYGADVYKARAAALLHDVTKRKPHEEQMAMAREYGIPGADEFEKSPKVAHAFTAAAYAEHRFLISDPDLLNAIRYHTTGRAGMCLLEKIIFLADGIEEGRTFDGVDEIRNAAIGDIDRAMLISLEKTKEKIDRNGAYLHPYTADAIAFFSNAVKN from the coding sequence TTGTCTGATAAGCGGGGAAAACTGAATATCGGACTTTACGGCGGCTCTTTCGACCCCGTCCACAAGGGCCACGTCCGCGTCGCGCGCGCTTTTTTGCGGCAGATGAAGCCGGAAAAGCTCATAGTGATGCCGTGCCGCGTACCGCCGCACAAAGAGAAGGCCTCCGGCGCGGGAGACGAAGCGCGATTCCGTATGCTTTGCGCCGCGTTCGCGGAGGATGAAAAAATCGAGGTTTCCGACTTCGAGCTGAAAAAAGACGGCGTCAGCTACACCGTCGAGACCCTGCGCGAACTGAAGAAACAATACCCCGACCGCAACATACTCCTCGCGGTCGGCGCGGATATGTTCCTGACGCTGCGCGAATGGAAGGAAGCCGCCGAGATAATGACTCTCTGCGAGCCATGCGTCTACGACAGGGAACACAGCGCGAAGCGGATACGCGCTTATGCGGAAGGCCTGAAACGCGATTTCGGCGTTGAAACGCGCTTCATAAGAGGAGCAAACGTCGATCTTTCGTCGACGGAGCTGCGCTCCGCGCTTGAACGCGGCGAAAACGTCGGTTCGCGAATTCCGCGGGCAGTTCGCAGCATAATCGACGACACGGGCGTTTACCGTTCGGACGAATACCGGCTCGCGCTTTACCGGCGCGAATCCGAGCGGCTCGTCGAGGAAAAGCGCTTCAACCACATCCTGCGCGTCGAGAAGGCCGCAATCGAGCTCGCCGAGCGTTACGGCGCCGACGTTTATAAGGCGCGCGCCGCGGCGCTGCTTCACGACGTCACGAAGCGCAAACCGCATGAAGAACAAATGGCGATGGCGCGCGAATACGGCATTCCCGGAGCCGACGAGTTCGAGAAAAGCCCGAAGGTCGCCCACGCCTTTACCGCCGCCGCATACGCGGAGCACAGATTCCTCATTTCCGACCCGGACCTGCTCAACGCGATACGCTACCACACGACAGGCAGAGCCGGGATGTGCCTGCTCGAAAAGATAATTTTTCTTGCCGACGGTATCGAGGAAGGGCGTACATTCGATGGCGTTGACGAGATCAGAAACGCCGCGATCGGCGACATAGACAGAGCGATGCTGATCTCGCTGGAAAAAACAAAAGAAAAAATTGACAGAAACGGCGCGTACCTTCATCCGTACACCGCCGATGCGATAGCGTTTTTCAGTAACGCGGTAAAAAACTGA